The following are encoded in a window of Streptomyces sp. 11x1 genomic DNA:
- a CDS encoding acyl-CoA dehydrogenase family protein, whose amino-acid sequence MSIGFESDERVADIAWRTTEFVREVVLPEEQACDGNVHDGPEPLRRRLQQAARAAGVFAPHVGGEWGGLGLDLCGQAVVFEAAGYSLLGPLALNCAAPDEGTMHLLEVVADEEQKQRYLRPLAAGEVRSCFAMTEPAPGAGSDPRALATTATRTAGGWRIDGRKWFISGADGAGFAICMARTSGVPGDAGGATMFLVDADNPGLKVVRNIDTLDQGLFGGHSEIVFDNCEVGYGAVLGEVDEGFVHAQVRLGPARMTHCMRWLGVARRAQDIALERAADRSAFGRPLAELGMVQQLLADSEIDIETSRAVLLRACWELDQGRSAAQHTSIAKTYVSEAVNRVVDRAVQVCGALGISGDTPLSRLYREVRPFRIYDGPSETHRWAIAKRAVRAARERRAPR is encoded by the coding sequence GTGTCGATCGGGTTCGAGAGCGACGAGAGGGTCGCCGACATCGCATGGCGCACCACCGAGTTCGTCCGGGAGGTGGTGCTGCCGGAGGAGCAGGCCTGTGATGGGAACGTCCATGACGGGCCGGAGCCACTGCGGCGTCGGCTGCAGCAGGCGGCCCGGGCCGCGGGGGTGTTCGCTCCGCATGTGGGTGGGGAGTGGGGCGGGCTCGGGCTGGATCTCTGCGGCCAGGCAGTGGTGTTCGAGGCGGCCGGATACTCACTGCTGGGGCCGCTGGCGCTCAACTGCGCGGCGCCCGACGAGGGCACCATGCACCTCCTCGAAGTGGTCGCCGACGAAGAACAGAAGCAGCGGTATCTGCGCCCGTTGGCGGCCGGTGAGGTGCGCTCCTGCTTCGCGATGACCGAGCCGGCGCCGGGCGCGGGATCCGACCCCCGTGCGCTGGCCACCACGGCGACGCGGACCGCGGGCGGCTGGCGGATCGACGGCCGCAAGTGGTTCATCAGCGGCGCCGACGGCGCCGGCTTCGCCATCTGTATGGCCCGCACGAGCGGCGTCCCCGGCGACGCGGGCGGCGCGACGATGTTCCTCGTGGACGCCGACAACCCGGGCCTGAAAGTCGTCCGGAACATCGACACCCTGGATCAGGGCCTGTTCGGCGGGCACAGCGAGATCGTCTTCGACAACTGCGAGGTCGGCTACGGCGCCGTGCTGGGCGAGGTGGACGAGGGCTTCGTGCATGCCCAGGTACGTCTCGGGCCCGCCCGCATGACGCACTGCATGCGCTGGCTCGGGGTGGCACGCAGGGCACAGGACATCGCCCTGGAGCGGGCGGCGGATCGCTCGGCCTTCGGTAGGCCACTGGCCGAACTGGGCATGGTGCAACAGCTGCTGGCCGACTCCGAGATCGACATCGAGACCAGTCGCGCGGTGCTGCTGCGGGCGTGCTGGGAGCTGGACCAGGGTCGCTCGGCCGCCCAGCACACCTCCATCGCGAAGACGTACGTCTCCGAGGCGGTGAACCGGGTGGTCGACCGTGCCGTGCAGGTGTGTGGCGCGCTCGGCATCTCCGGAGACACCCCCCTGTCGCGGCTGTACCGGGAGGTGCGTCCGTTCCGGATCTACGACGGCCCGTCCGAGACCCACCGCTGGGCCATCGCCAAGCGCGCGGTGCGGGCGGCGCGTGAGCGGAGGGCCCCGCGATGA
- a CDS encoding SDR family NAD(P)-dependent oxidoreductase, protein MRDRLSGQIALVTGATGGIGDAVVRRLAAEGAAVAVTDVDAGRCEALAKELTDGGARALGLALDVSDEEAWHRAVERVVAEFGGLSVLVNNAGIAEMRTVETETRESWDKVIAVTQTGVWLGMKFGGPAIERFGGGSIVNIASIFGTVGGFGSQFSYHAAKGAVRLMTKNAALHWATRGVRVNSIHPGFIETPRSRELWRGMPRHTAMVEGTPLGRLGRPDEVAGAVAFLASRDASFVTGSELYVDGGWTAR, encoded by the coding sequence GTGCGAGACCGGCTGTCCGGACAGATCGCCCTGGTGACCGGCGCGACCGGCGGCATAGGAGACGCCGTCGTACGCCGACTGGCCGCCGAGGGTGCCGCCGTGGCGGTGACCGACGTGGACGCCGGCCGCTGTGAGGCGCTCGCGAAGGAGCTGACGGACGGCGGGGCACGAGCGCTCGGGCTCGCCCTGGACGTCAGCGACGAGGAGGCGTGGCACCGCGCGGTCGAGCGGGTGGTCGCCGAGTTCGGCGGGCTGTCCGTGCTCGTCAACAACGCGGGCATCGCCGAGATGCGAACCGTGGAGACGGAGACCCGGGAGTCCTGGGACAAGGTCATCGCGGTCACCCAGACCGGTGTCTGGCTCGGCATGAAGTTCGGCGGGCCCGCGATCGAGCGCTTCGGTGGGGGCTCGATCGTCAACATCGCCTCGATCTTCGGTACGGTCGGCGGCTTCGGAAGCCAATTCTCGTACCACGCGGCCAAGGGCGCGGTGCGGCTGATGACGAAGAACGCCGCGCTGCACTGGGCCACGCGCGGCGTGCGCGTGAACTCGATCCACCCGGGCTTCATCGAAACGCCCCGCTCCCGCGAACTGTGGCGGGGCATGCCCCGGCACACCGCGATGGTCGAGGGCACCCCGTTGGGGCGGCTGGGCCGACCCGACGAGGTCGCGGGAGCGGTGGCGTTCCTGGCCTCTCGGGACGCGAGCTTCGTCACCGGTTCCGAGCTGTACGTGGACGGGGGTTGGACGGCGCGCTGA
- a CDS encoding TetR/AcrR family transcriptional regulator, whose amino-acid sequence MATRIVEPEAGPRSKRAAILAAAVDCFGETGFEATKWSTVAERVGIGQTALYHYFESKTHCLLTIMRLELQRSHDKFTEATADAAEPVEALRAAVHAAYDVSDQEVLQMRILQNHMDLLSGPRKSKREEAERVAARQLVQLVERDWTNLLVRGMSQGAFPLRDAQLLGASVLGLIVSIWRWYRPSGPTPLSEVSELIEGACVRMVAT is encoded by the coding sequence ATGGCGACAAGGATCGTTGAACCGGAAGCGGGGCCGAGGTCCAAGCGGGCCGCCATTCTGGCGGCCGCCGTGGACTGCTTCGGCGAGACAGGCTTCGAGGCCACCAAGTGGTCCACCGTGGCGGAGCGGGTCGGCATCGGGCAGACCGCGCTGTACCACTACTTCGAGTCCAAGACCCACTGCCTGCTCACCATCATGCGGCTGGAACTCCAGCGCTCCCATGACAAGTTCACGGAGGCGACGGCGGACGCCGCGGAGCCGGTGGAGGCGCTGCGGGCGGCCGTCCACGCGGCGTACGACGTCTCCGACCAAGAGGTTCTGCAGATGCGCATCCTGCAGAACCACATGGACCTGCTCTCCGGCCCGCGCAAGTCCAAGCGGGAGGAGGCCGAGCGCGTCGCGGCGCGTCAGCTGGTCCAGCTCGTCGAGCGGGACTGGACGAACCTGCTGGTCCGGGGCATGTCCCAGGGTGCGTTTCCCCTGCGCGACGCGCAGTTGCTGGGCGCGAGTGTGCTCGGCCTGATCGTCAGCATCTGGCGGTGGTACCGGCCGTCCGGGCCGACACCACTGTCGGAGGTCAGCGAACTGATCGAGGGCGCCTGCGTGCGGATGGTCGCCACGTGA
- a CDS encoding SRPBCC family protein — MAWIGALGAVAVAGVGAAAGYVGLVTGALPLDMGVGRRTRPLGPQTVDIAAPREVVFDVVAQPYLGRATRAMREKVTVLEQGSNMVLAAHRTPVAGGRLTATTVETVRFTRPQRVDFRLVRGPVPAVTESFTLTEHESGTRLVYEGELATDLWRAGRWWGGLVAPRWEATVAASLAAVRQEAERRSGLR; from the coding sequence ATGGCGTGGATCGGTGCTCTGGGAGCGGTGGCCGTAGCGGGCGTGGGCGCGGCGGCCGGGTATGTGGGGCTGGTGACCGGGGCACTGCCGCTGGATATGGGCGTCGGGCGGCGCACACGGCCGCTGGGGCCGCAGACCGTCGACATCGCGGCGCCGCGTGAGGTGGTGTTCGACGTCGTCGCCCAGCCGTATCTGGGCAGGGCCACCCGAGCGATGCGCGAGAAGGTCACGGTGCTGGAACAGGGCAGCAACATGGTGCTCGCCGCCCATCGCACCCCGGTCGCGGGCGGGCGGCTGACGGCGACGACCGTGGAGACGGTGCGGTTCACCCGGCCACAAAGGGTCGACTTCCGCCTCGTGCGGGGGCCCGTCCCGGCGGTCACCGAATCGTTCACCCTCACCGAGCACGAGTCCGGTACGCGGCTGGTCTACGAGGGCGAGCTCGCCACGGATCTGTGGCGAGCCGGACGGTGGTGGGGCGGCCTGGTCGCCCCACGGTGGGAAGCGACCGTCGCGGCCTCCCTGGCCGCGGTCCGGCAAGAGGCGGAGCGGCGCTCTGGTCTGCGGTGA
- a CDS encoding EthD family reductase, with amino-acid sequence MYNLVLLAARPPEWTHERFIEWWRGDHAELTYRLPGLRAWRHTEIDAALEPRSEGWDGISVLGFDSPEDLKKALGSPEWAEAVAQVGDMKGRRIAVMGHEAEMFAA; translated from the coding sequence ATGTACAACCTCGTCCTGCTGGCAGCTCGGCCTCCGGAGTGGACACACGAGCGGTTCATTGAGTGGTGGCGCGGCGACCACGCGGAGCTGACCTACCGCCTGCCCGGACTGCGTGCCTGGCGGCACACCGAGATCGACGCCGCTCTGGAGCCGCGCTCCGAAGGCTGGGACGGGATCTCCGTGCTCGGCTTCGACTCCCCTGAGGACCTGAAGAAGGCCCTGGGGAGCCCCGAGTGGGCCGAGGCCGTCGCACAGGTCGGCGACATGAAGGGCCGCCGCATCGCGGTCATGGGGCACGAGGCGGAGATGTTCGCCGCCTGA
- a CDS encoding nuclear transport factor 2 family protein, whose amino-acid sequence MALRAYMATMDSRHPERTLELLEPDFRFLIALPGKEVIGKSKEDFAEYIAGRNPLDRSHEILRHSRDGDLETVYGVVTEGGRYTGSFLSAAVISSGGLLARYQSFFTTSFELVDWSGQNGSRA is encoded by the coding sequence ATGGCGTTGCGCGCGTACATGGCCACAATGGACAGTCGGCATCCGGAGCGGACGCTGGAGCTGCTCGAACCCGATTTCCGCTTCCTCATCGCCCTCCCGGGCAAGGAGGTCATCGGCAAGTCCAAGGAGGACTTCGCCGAGTACATCGCGGGCCGCAATCCCCTGGACCGGTCCCATGAGATCCTGCGCCACAGCCGCGACGGCGACCTGGAAACCGTCTACGGAGTGGTGACGGAGGGCGGGCGGTACACCGGCTCCTTCCTCTCCGCCGCGGTGATCTCGTCCGGCGGGCTCCTGGCGCGCTACCAGTCCTTCTTCACCACGTCGTTCGAGCTGGTCGACTGGTCCGGGCAGAACGGGAGCCGGGCATGA
- a CDS encoding phosphotransferase family protein, with translation MTTSKGTPETTVTAPRTTATAPATTAAIRDTALVGVDGPALQRYFEDHVPQCAGPLTVELLHGGRSNLTYEVTDGTHRWVLRRPPLGVLTPTAHDMDREYRVVAALGGTGVPVARAVLSCTDPSVIGAPFCVVDFVEGTVLRDGDEVAGLPRADARRSADALVDALVALHSVDVAAVGLGDFGRPDGYLERQVRRWRSQWDKVATRALPNLDALHRRLARALPVSGAPAIVHGDYRLDNTILAPGDLGRIAAIVDWEMATLGDPLADLGMLLMYWDPVCEPVLGARHVPTANAGFPAGRELAERYAVRSGRDIESLAFYQALGCFKLAVIAEGIHARYLAGRTVGTGFELVGSAVPALLRSGLELLP, from the coding sequence ATGACCACGTCAAAGGGCACACCGGAGACCACGGTGACGGCACCGCGGACGACGGCGACCGCACCGGCGACCACGGCAGCCATCCGGGACACGGCCCTGGTCGGCGTCGACGGCCCCGCCCTGCAGCGCTACTTCGAAGACCATGTACCGCAGTGCGCGGGCCCGTTGACGGTGGAACTGCTACACGGCGGGCGCTCCAATCTCACCTACGAGGTCACCGACGGGACACACCGGTGGGTGCTGCGTCGGCCACCGCTGGGCGTGCTCACGCCGACCGCGCACGACATGGACCGCGAGTACCGTGTCGTCGCCGCACTCGGCGGCACCGGAGTACCGGTCGCCCGAGCCGTGCTGTCGTGCACGGATCCGTCGGTGATCGGGGCCCCGTTCTGTGTCGTCGACTTCGTGGAGGGCACCGTGCTGCGCGACGGTGACGAGGTCGCCGGGCTGCCCCGGGCCGACGCCCGGCGCAGCGCTGACGCGCTGGTGGACGCGCTGGTGGCACTGCACTCGGTCGACGTCGCCGCTGTCGGACTCGGCGACTTCGGCCGGCCCGACGGCTATCTGGAGCGCCAGGTGCGGCGGTGGCGCAGCCAGTGGGACAAGGTCGCCACCCGTGCCCTGCCCAACCTCGATGCGTTGCACCGCCGACTCGCCCGCGCCCTGCCGGTGAGCGGCGCGCCGGCGATCGTGCACGGCGACTACCGCCTGGACAACACCATCCTGGCACCCGGCGACCTCGGGCGGATCGCCGCGATCGTGGACTGGGAGATGGCCACCCTCGGTGATCCCCTCGCCGACCTCGGAATGCTGCTCATGTACTGGGACCCGGTCTGCGAGCCGGTGCTCGGGGCGCGCCATGTTCCCACGGCCAACGCCGGCTTCCCTGCCGGCCGTGAGCTGGCCGAGCGGTACGCCGTGCGATCGGGCCGGGACATCGAATCCCTGGCCTTCTACCAGGCGCTGGGCTGCTTCAAGCTCGCGGTCATCGCCGAGGGCATCCACGCCCGCTATCTCGCGGGTCGGACCGTCGGCACCGGCTTCGAGCTGGTCGGCTCCGCGGTCCCGGCGCTGCTGCGCTCGGGGCTGGAGCTGCTGCCGTGA
- a CDS encoding class I adenylate-forming enzyme family protein, translated as MRQVVREFQQKADEADFVAVIDDTGSHTARQLLDEATLLAGALSTAGAADTAGGTVMLQADNSWRTVAATLAVGMIGRDGGVLAVVNRHTTHAEFTAAWEDIRPDAVVAEPSATDEWAVPARLPGPPQPVLDGWTCLSTPQKREVSRWSGGALIGLTSGSTGRPKGVVQSESALRYAATSTIDVNGLTPGDAVAAIVPLSSTAAYCFGVYLSLMLRGPLVMTGKWDRAVALKRMAGADVRWTMCVPTMALQMGAEAAGSAILRGVRSITVGGGPMDRGALARAEQSLGTKILRVFGMSECLGHTSPSPDDPEEIRLGTDGLPFPGTDVRALTPDGQTAGPGVTGRAQVRGPSLFLGYARDGEVDPPALTEDGYLPTGDLLMTHEDGTISIMGREKDVIIRGGRNIDITEIERAVASYPRVSRACVSAVPDDVLGERVALLVVTEDGGGIDLAEVTGHLERAGLSKAKWPEFVYGIKELPQTKVGKLDRSGARDLAVRLTARTPDDDQA; from the coding sequence ATGCGACAGGTAGTGCGGGAGTTCCAACAGAAGGCGGACGAGGCCGACTTCGTCGCCGTCATCGATGACACGGGCAGCCATACGGCCCGTCAACTACTCGATGAGGCCACGCTGCTGGCCGGAGCGCTGTCCACCGCGGGCGCCGCGGACACGGCGGGCGGCACGGTCATGCTCCAGGCCGACAACTCATGGCGCACGGTCGCAGCCACCCTCGCCGTGGGCATGATCGGCCGGGACGGGGGTGTCCTCGCGGTCGTCAATCGGCACACCACACACGCCGAGTTCACCGCGGCCTGGGAGGACATCCGCCCGGACGCCGTGGTCGCCGAGCCCTCCGCGACGGACGAATGGGCGGTGCCCGCACGACTGCCGGGCCCGCCGCAGCCGGTGCTCGACGGCTGGACCTGCCTGTCCACGCCACAGAAGCGTGAGGTGTCGCGCTGGTCGGGCGGTGCTCTGATCGGCCTCACCTCCGGGTCGACCGGGCGGCCCAAAGGCGTCGTACAGTCCGAGTCGGCCCTGCGCTATGCCGCCACGAGCACCATCGACGTCAACGGCCTGACACCCGGCGACGCCGTCGCCGCGATCGTGCCGCTGTCCTCGACGGCGGCGTACTGCTTCGGTGTCTACCTCTCCCTCATGCTGCGCGGGCCGCTCGTCATGACGGGGAAGTGGGACAGGGCCGTCGCACTGAAGCGGATGGCCGGCGCCGACGTCCGCTGGACCATGTGCGTACCGACCATGGCGCTGCAGATGGGCGCGGAGGCGGCCGGCTCCGCCATCCTTCGCGGCGTCCGGTCGATCACCGTCGGGGGCGGGCCCATGGACCGCGGAGCGCTGGCCCGGGCGGAGCAGTCCCTGGGAACGAAGATCCTCCGCGTCTTCGGCATGTCCGAGTGCCTCGGCCACACCTCGCCGAGCCCCGACGACCCCGAGGAGATCCGGCTCGGCACAGACGGCCTTCCCTTCCCGGGTACGGACGTACGCGCTCTCACCCCCGACGGGCAGACAGCCGGGCCGGGCGTGACCGGCCGGGCGCAGGTACGTGGCCCTTCCCTCTTCCTCGGCTACGCCCGCGACGGCGAGGTCGATCCGCCGGCGCTGACAGAGGACGGCTACCTGCCCACCGGTGACCTGCTGATGACCCACGAGGACGGCACCATCAGCATCATGGGCCGTGAGAAGGACGTCATCATCCGTGGCGGCCGCAACATCGACATCACCGAGATAGAGCGTGCGGTCGCCAGTTACCCGCGCGTGTCCAGGGCCTGTGTCTCGGCGGTTCCCGACGACGTGCTCGGTGAACGCGTGGCGCTGCTCGTCGTCACCGAGGATGGAGGCGGCATCGACCTGGCCGAGGTGACCGGACACCTGGAGAGGGCCGGACTGTCCAAGGCCAAATGGCCCGAATTCGTTTACGGCATCAAGGAACTGCCTCAGACCAAGGTCGGAAAACTCGACCGGAGCGGGGCACGGGACCTGGCCGTCAGGCTGACTGCCCGTACGCCCGACGACGACCAGGCCTGA
- a CDS encoding MBL fold metallo-hydrolase, protein MTTRFDQGPWAAAGVQTVQPGVHRVPLPLPNDGLHAVNVYLLEDLADDGGIVMIDGGWAIPEARKALEEALAAIDRDLGDISHILVTHIHRDHYTNAVELRRLLGSCVYLGAGERPGLEMLDRLRSDEPVSSLETLRRAGAGELADRIRAMDHGGFDPSGWQAPDRWLTAETLRFGDRELRVVPTPGHTKGHVVFLDEQRGLLFSGDHVLPHITPSIGFELAEPDGRPLADYLDSLRLMNRYADARLLPAHGPVSDSAHTRVAELLAHHDDRLAESLAALGEATLDAHAVARKLGWTRRVVPFGELNPFNQMLAVNETAAHLDVLVLQSRATATSVGGVHQYTRVG, encoded by the coding sequence ATGACAACGCGGTTCGACCAGGGCCCATGGGCCGCAGCCGGAGTCCAGACCGTACAGCCCGGGGTGCACCGCGTTCCTCTGCCACTTCCCAACGACGGCCTGCACGCGGTCAACGTCTACCTGCTGGAGGACCTCGCCGACGACGGCGGCATCGTCATGATCGACGGCGGCTGGGCGATACCCGAGGCACGCAAGGCACTGGAGGAGGCCCTGGCCGCCATCGACCGCGACCTCGGCGACATCAGCCACATCCTGGTCACGCACATCCACCGCGACCACTACACGAACGCGGTGGAACTGCGCCGGCTGCTGGGCTCGTGCGTCTACCTCGGCGCCGGGGAGCGCCCGGGTCTGGAGATGCTCGACCGGCTGCGCAGCGACGAACCCGTGAGCTCACTGGAGACCCTGCGCAGGGCCGGCGCCGGCGAACTGGCCGACCGTATCCGGGCGATGGACCACGGCGGATTCGACCCGAGCGGGTGGCAGGCCCCTGACCGCTGGCTCACCGCCGAGACCCTGCGCTTCGGGGACCGGGAGCTGCGCGTCGTACCGACTCCGGGGCACACCAAGGGACATGTGGTCTTCCTGGACGAACAGCGGGGCCTGCTGTTCTCCGGGGACCATGTCCTGCCGCACATCACCCCGTCCATCGGCTTCGAGCTCGCCGAGCCCGATGGCCGGCCGCTCGCCGACTATCTGGACTCGCTGCGGCTGATGAACCGTTACGCCGACGCCCGCCTGCTCCCCGCGCACGGTCCGGTCTCCGACAGCGCGCACACCCGGGTCGCCGAACTGCTCGCCCACCACGACGACCGGCTGGCCGAGAGCCTGGCGGCGCTGGGCGAGGCCACGCTCGACGCGCACGCGGTGGCGCGCAAGCTCGGATGGACGCGTCGAGTCGTGCCGTTCGGCGAGCTGAATCCCTTCAACCAGATGCTCGCTGTCAACGAGACGGCGGCTCACCTTGATGTGCTCGTGCTCCAGTCGCGGGCGACAGCGACATCCGTGGGCGGCGTGCACCAGTACACGCGTGTGGGGTGA
- a CDS encoding acetyl-CoA C-acetyltransferase: MPTTSEAFIVGAVRTPVGRRKGTLSGVHPADLGAHVLRALLERTGADPGAVDDVYFGCVSQLGAQAGNIARTAWLSAGLPQHVPGTTIDRQCGSSQQAVHFAAQTVGCGAADLVVAGGVEVMSLVPIASPMFVGEQDGMGSPFAGDGWRARFGDQEVSQFRGAELIAEKWGVSRAGMESFALTSHRRALAAQADGAFDDEITPAFGLAADEGPRADTTLEKMAGLKTLTEDGRLTAAVASQISDGAAALLIASAEAVHRHGLTPLARVHTMAVVGSDPIHMLTGPIPATEKVLKKAGLSIGEIDLVEINEAFASVVLAWQKEIGAAPERVNAFGGAIALGHPLGATGARLMTTLVHQLRRTGGRYGLQTMCEGGGMANATVLERL; the protein is encoded by the coding sequence GTGCCCACCACGTCGGAAGCATTCATCGTCGGAGCCGTCCGCACACCCGTCGGACGCCGCAAGGGCACACTCAGCGGCGTTCACCCGGCCGACCTCGGAGCCCATGTGCTGCGCGCACTGCTGGAGCGCACCGGCGCCGACCCGGGCGCCGTCGACGACGTGTACTTCGGCTGCGTCAGCCAGCTCGGCGCACAGGCCGGGAACATCGCACGCACCGCCTGGCTGTCGGCGGGGCTGCCGCAGCACGTGCCCGGCACCACCATCGACCGCCAGTGCGGTTCCTCCCAGCAGGCCGTGCACTTCGCCGCGCAGACGGTCGGCTGCGGCGCCGCCGATCTGGTGGTCGCCGGTGGGGTGGAGGTGATGAGCCTGGTACCCATCGCGAGTCCGATGTTCGTCGGCGAGCAGGACGGCATGGGCAGCCCGTTCGCGGGGGACGGCTGGCGCGCACGTTTCGGGGACCAGGAGGTCTCGCAGTTCCGCGGGGCCGAGCTGATCGCCGAGAAGTGGGGCGTCTCCCGCGCGGGCATGGAGAGCTTCGCGCTCACCAGCCACCGGCGGGCCCTCGCCGCCCAGGCCGACGGCGCCTTCGACGACGAGATCACTCCGGCCTTCGGGCTGGCCGCCGACGAGGGTCCGCGCGCCGACACCACCCTCGAGAAGATGGCGGGCCTGAAGACCCTGACCGAGGACGGCAGGCTGACCGCCGCCGTCGCCAGCCAGATCTCCGACGGCGCCGCCGCCCTGCTGATCGCCTCCGCGGAGGCGGTACACCGCCACGGTCTGACCCCGCTCGCGCGGGTCCACACCATGGCGGTGGTCGGCTCCGACCCGATCCACATGCTGACCGGCCCGATCCCGGCCACTGAGAAGGTTCTGAAGAAGGCCGGGCTGTCGATCGGCGAGATCGACCTGGTCGAGATCAACGAGGCCTTCGCCTCCGTCGTCCTCGCCTGGCAGAAGGAGATCGGCGCCGCCCCGGAACGGGTCAACGCCTTCGGCGGTGCCATCGCGCTCGGGCATCCGCTCGGCGCCACCGGTGCCCGGCTCATGACCACGCTTGTCCACCAGCTTCGCAGGACCGGCGGACGTTATGGTCTGCAGACGATGTGCGAGGGCGGCGGCATGGCCAATGCGACCGTGCTCGAACGGCTTTGA
- a CDS encoding group II intron maturase-specific domain-containing protein: MQAIRDRVSARTYRHTQNQSLAALLTSMNRALAGWATYFRHGASKRTFNAIDHHAWNRIARWLLRKHGIRRSQLRRFCDHGWRFADGEVTFTGASSVAIVRYRYRGARIPTPWTIEPAARRG, encoded by the coding sequence ATGCAGGCCATCAGAGACCGAGTGTCGGCGCGGACCTACAGACACACCCAGAACCAGAGCTTGGCAGCTCTCCTCACGAGCATGAACCGGGCCCTGGCCGGGTGGGCGACCTACTTCAGGCACGGTGCCTCGAAGAGGACCTTCAACGCGATCGACCACCACGCGTGGAACCGCATCGCCCGATGGCTCCTCCGAAAACACGGCATCCGCCGAAGCCAGCTGCGGCGCTTCTGCGACCACGGCTGGAGGTTCGCCGACGGAGAGGTGACGTTCACCGGCGCATCCAGCGTCGCGATCGTGCGCTACCGCTACCGCGGAGCACGTATCCCGACTCCGTGGACCATCGAACCCGCAGCCCGCAGAGGCTGA
- a CDS encoding enoyl-CoA hydratase-related protein, translating into MSVGMDIHDGGLARVTLRRGEAGNAIDLDMARGLLDAARTCAREAVRVVLLTGEGKSFCVGGDLREFSCLSGEALEKHLTAVTDALHDALRTFAASDAPVVAAVQGAVAGAGIGLAASADVTVAADDASFTAAYTGIGYSPDAGVSWFLPRLLGPKRALDLLLTNRRVAAAEAEEIGLVSRVVAADRLAAEAARTAEALRGGPTAAYGTTRRLVAAGLTSDLGPHLDREARALAAAAVSDAGREGVAAFLGKRAPDFSSAPPGT; encoded by the coding sequence ATGAGCGTCGGAATGGACATCCACGATGGTGGCCTGGCCCGCGTCACCCTGCGCCGGGGCGAGGCGGGCAACGCCATCGACCTGGACATGGCGCGCGGGCTGCTGGACGCGGCGCGGACTTGCGCACGTGAGGCAGTACGGGTCGTGCTGCTGACCGGCGAGGGGAAGTCCTTCTGCGTCGGCGGCGACCTCCGGGAGTTCTCGTGTCTCTCCGGTGAGGCGCTGGAGAAGCACCTGACCGCGGTGACCGACGCGCTGCACGACGCCCTGCGGACGTTCGCCGCGAGCGACGCACCCGTGGTGGCCGCCGTGCAGGGTGCCGTAGCCGGCGCGGGCATCGGCCTGGCCGCGTCCGCCGATGTGACCGTCGCCGCCGACGATGCCTCGTTCACCGCCGCGTACACCGGCATCGGCTATTCACCGGACGCCGGGGTCAGCTGGTTCCTGCCCCGTCTCCTCGGCCCCAAGCGGGCCCTGGATCTGCTGCTGACCAACCGTCGCGTAGCAGCGGCGGAAGCCGAGGAGATCGGACTGGTGAGCCGGGTCGTCGCCGCCGACCGGCTGGCCGCCGAGGCGGCGCGCACGGCCGAGGCGCTGCGCGGTGGACCCACCGCCGCCTACGGGACCACCCGTCGGCTCGTCGCCGCCGGGCTGACCTCGGACCTCGGGCCGCACCTGGACCGTGAGGCGCGTGCGCTCGCCGCCGCGGCCGTCTCCGACGCGGGCCGTGAAGGCGTCGCAGCCTTCCTCGGCAAGCGTGCGCCCGACTTCAGCAGCGCCCCGCCCGGGACCTGA